One segment of Primulina tabacum isolate GXHZ01 chromosome 6, ASM2559414v2, whole genome shotgun sequence DNA contains the following:
- the LOC142548658 gene encoding monocopper oxidase-like protein SKU5, whose protein sequence is MGTVALLGWISVALLFGLCLSADPYANFELEYSYITASPLGVPQQVIAVNGKFPGPVINVTTNYNVVVNVKNKLDEDLLITWSGIQMRRVSWQDGVLGTNCPIPANWNWTYKFQVKDQIGSFFYFPSLNMQRASGGFGPFVIMNRDIIAIPFNTPDGDIVISIGDWYTRNHTALRNALDNGQELGMPDGVLINGKGPYRYNTTLVLDGIEYETINVDPGKTYRVRVHNVGVSTCLNFRIQNHNLLLVETEGYYTSQQNYSSLDIHVGQSYTFLVTMDQNASSDYYIVASARMVNESLWQRVTGVAVLHYSNSKGKVAGPLPDPPNDFYDKSYSMNQAMSIRQNGTASGARPNPQGSFHYGSINVTDVYVLQNLPPTMINGKLRAAYNGISFVNPSTPIRLADVYNVKGGYKLDFPNKPLDRPLIRDTSIINASYKGFIEIILQNNDTIVQSFHLAGYSFFVVGMGFGEWSENNRGSYNKWDAISRSTVQVFAGGWTAVYVSLDNVGVWNLRTDNLDRWYLGQETYMRIINPEDTANKTEFPVPDNALFCGALSHMQKPQKTSSSGVVHASSKLHFILFLVYFIVLPLVR, encoded by the exons ATGGGAACTGTTGCTTTGTTGGGTTGGATTTCTGTTGCTTTGCTTTTTGGTCTCTGTTTGAGTGCCGATCCATATGCCAACTTTGAGTTGGAGTACTCGTATATCACCGCGTCTCCACTTGGTGTTCCTCAACAG GTTATAGCAGTTAATGGGAAGTTCCCTGGTCCTGTTATTAATGTCACAACTAACTACAATGTTGTCGTAAATGTGAAGAACAAATTGGATGAAGATCTGCTAATAACATG GTCTGGGATCCAGATGCGCCGCGTTTCTTGGCAAGATGGGGTTCTTGGCACAAATTGCCCAATCCCCGCCAACTGGAACTGGACTTATAAGTTTCAGGTCAAAGATCAGATTGGTAGTTTCTTTTACTTCCCATCTCTAAACATGCAGAGAGCATCTGGTGGATTTGGTCCCTTTGTCATCATGAATCGTGACATTATTGCGATCCCGTTTAATACCCCTGACGGGGATATAGTCATCTCGATTGGTGATTGGTACACCCGAAATCATACG GCTTTAAGGAATGCCCTTGATAATGGTCAAGAATTGGGTATGCCAGATGGAGTTCTTATCAATGGAAAGGGGCCATATAGATACAATACAACGCTGGTTCTGGATGGAATAGAATATGAGACGATCAATGTTGATCCAG GCAAAACTTATCGAGTTCGGGTGCATAACGTTGGAGTCTCTACTTGTTTGAATTTTCGGATTCAGAACCATAATTTACTTCTGGTCGAAACTGAGGGTTATTACACGTCGCAGCAGAACTACTCTAGCTTAGATATCCATGTTGGGCAATCTTATACTTTTTTGGTTACAATGGATCAGAATGCAAGCAGTGATTATTACATAGTAGCAAGTGCGAGGATGGTGAATGAATCTCTCTGGCAAAGAGTAACTGGTGTAGCGGTTTTGcattattcaaactcaaaagGAAAAGTTGCTGGTCCACTTCCAGATCCCCCGAATGATTTTTACGACAAGTCATATTCAATGAATCAGGCCATGTCCATCAG GCAAAACGGAACTGCTAGCGGAGCTCGTCCTAATCCACAGGGTTCCTTCCATTATGGTTCAATCAATGTCACTGACGTTTATGTGCTCCAGAATCTGCCACCAACAATGATTAATGGGAAACTACGAGCTGCATATAATGGGATTTCATTTGTCAATCCCAGTACACCAATACGACTAGCAGATGTATATAATGTGAAGGGTGGTTATAAGCTTGATTTCCCCAATAAGCCACTCGATAGACCACTCATTCGGgacacatcaattatcaatgcTAGCTACAAGGGATTCATAGAAATCATTTTGCAGAATAATGACACAATCGTGCAGAGCTTTCACCTTGCCGGTTACTCATTCTTTGTGGTCGG GATGGGCTTTGGTGAATGGTCTGAAAACAATAGAGGCTCATACAATAAATGGGATGCAATATCTCGATCAACTGTTCAG GTTTTTGCTGGAGGGTGGACTGCAGTCTACGTGTCTCTTGACAACGTTGGCGTCTGGAATCTTAGAACAGACAATCTTGATAGATGGTATCTTGGCCAAGAAACATATATGAGAATCATCAATCCTGAAGATACTGCCAACAAAACAGAATTCCCTGTACCTGATAATGCACTCTTTTGTGGTGCCCTCAGCCATATGCAAAA GCCTCAGAAAACGTCCTCCTCCGGGGTTGTTCATGCATCTTCAAAGCTGCATTTTATTCTGTTCCTGGTATACTTTATCGTGCTTCCCCTTGTACGATAA
- the LOC142548664 gene encoding small ribosomal subunit protein uS15-like: MHSRGKGISASALPYKRTPPGWLKISSQDVEDNICKFAKKGMTPSQIGVIIRDSNGIAQVKSVTGSKILRILKAHGLAPEIPEDLYHLIKKAVAIRKHLERNRKDKDSKFRLILVESRIHRLARYYKKTKKLPPVWKYESTTASTLVA, from the exons ATGCACAGCCGCGG TAAGGGTATTTCTGCTTCAGCACTGCCTTACAAGAGAACTCCTCCTGGTTGGCTCAAAATCTCTTCCCAAGAT GTGGAAGACAATATTTGCAAGTTTGCGAAGAAAGGAATGACTCCGTCACAGATCGGCGTGATTATTCGTGATTCCAATGGGATCGCTCAGGTGAAAAGCGTCACGGGTAGCAAGATTCTACGTATTCTCAAGGCCCACG GTCTTGCTCCGGAGATTCCGGAGGATCTTTACCACTTGATCAAGAAGGCAGTGGCCATCAGGAAGCATCTGGAGAGGAACAGGAAGGATAAGGACTCCAAATTCAGGTTGATTTTGGTGGAGAGCAGGATTCACCGTCTAGCACGGTACTACAAGAAGACCAAGAAGCTCCCACCTGTTTGGAAATA CGAGTCAACCACTGCCAGCACCCTCGTGGCTTAG
- the LOC142548657 gene encoding putative glycerol-3-phosphate transporter 1 translates to MGSIGEPALEVNYDKPPGIRFVEYIKKSSVSYKTHQAIVLILTFFAYLSYHATRKTTSIVKSALDPQSPNVNSKSSYSWRRAYSQRPSYGMKSSYVLGAGWEPFNGSDGTSLLGELDVAFLFVYAVGMFFSGHAGDRMNLRIFLTIGMAGTGLFTSLFGVGYWANIHIFYYYLIVQMLAGLFQSTGWPSVVAVVGNWFGKRKRGLIMGIWNAHTSLGNITGSLVASMMLKYGWGWSLVVPGLGITFVGIVLFLFLPVSPESVGAGVDDSDEVLSPRKALEEIREPLLRLKSEEKGSAVGFLEAWKIPGVAPFALCLFFAKLVAYTFLYWLPFYISHTAVEGRYLTNEEAGNLSTLFDVGGVIGGILAGHISDRLGARAITAASFMYGAIPVLFLYRNYGHVSMVLNIILMFITGLFVNGPYALITTAVSADLGTHSSLKGNARALATVTAIIDGTGSIGAALGPLLTGYVSAQSWSAVFTMLMGSALVAGLLLTKLVVSEVTTKIQESRAREIPRSSPPPLEV, encoded by the exons ATGGGTTCAATCGGAGAACCGGCTTTAGAAGTAAATTATGATAAGCCTCCAGGAATTCGATTCGTCGAGTACATTAAAAAATCTTCCGTTTCTTACAAAACACATCAGGCCATTGTTTTGATCCTGACATTTTTCGCCTATTTATCTTACCACGCTACTCGAAAAACCACCAGCATCGTGAAAAGTGCACTTGATCCCCAGTCGCCTAATGTAAACTCGAAATCGTCCTATTCATGGAGAAGGGCTTATTCTCAAAGACCATCGTATGGCATGAAGAGTTCCTATGTTCTTGGAGCTGGTTGGGAACCATTTAATGGTTCCGATGGGACGTCGTTGCTTGGTGAACTTGATGTGGCTTTCTTATTCGTTTATGCTGTCGGGATGTTCTTTTCGGGGCATGCAGGGGATAGGATGAATCTTCGAATATTTTTAACGATAGGAATGGCGGGAACTGGTTTGTTTACTTCCCTTTTTGGGGTTGGATATTGGGCGAACATCCATATTTTTTATTACTACTTGATAGTTCAAATGCTTGCGGGATTGTTTCAGTCCACCGGCTGGCCATCCGTGGTTGCAGTCGTTGGAAATTGGTTTGGGAAACGGAAGAGGGGACTTATAATGGGTATCTGGAATGCTCATACATCTCTTGGTAACATAACCGGTTCTCTAGTTGCGTCGATGATGTTGAAATACGGATGGGGTTGGTCCTTGGTGGTTCCTGGATTAGGTATAACCTTTGTGGGAATCGTTCTGTTCTTGTTTTTACCGGTTAGTCCTGAATCCGTCGGAGCCGGAGTGGATGATAGCGATGAAGTGCTCTCTCCAAGAAAAGCACTAGAGGAAATTAGAGAACCCCTCTTGAGATTGAAGTCGGAGGAGAAAGGATCCGCCGTTGGATTCCTAGAAGCATGGAAGATTCCCGGGGTCGCCCCATTTGCTCTGTGCCTTTTCTTTGCAAAACTTGTGGCTTACACATTCCTTTACTGGCTTCCGTTTTACATCAGCCACACAG CTGTCGAGGGCAGATACTTAACGAATGAGGAAGCTGGAAACTTGTCGACACTCTTTGATGTCGGGGGCGTGATCGGAGGGATATTAGCTGGCCACATATCTGATCGTCTTGGTGCTAGAGCAATAACAGCCGCTAGCTTCATGTATGGTGCGATACCAGTTCTGTTTCTTTACAGAAACTACGGGCATGTGTCCATGGTATTAAACATCATACTTATGTTCATTACTGGGTTATTTGTAAACGGGCCTTATGCTCTTATAACAACGGCTGTTTCGGCTGATCTGGGGACACATAGCTCATTGAAAGGCAATGCACGGGCGTTGGCTACGGTGACTGCTATCATTGATGGAACCGGATCGATTGGAGCAGCATTAGGACCACTTCTGACGGGGTATGTATCAGCTCAGAGCTGGAGTGCTGTTTTTACAATGCTGATGGGTTCAGCTCTGGTAGCCGGTTTGCTCCTTACAAAGCTTGTGGTTTCGGAGGTGACCACAAAGATTCAAGAATCAAGGGCACGAGAGATTCCGAGATCAAGTCCTCCACCTTTGGAAGTGTGA
- the LOC142548660 gene encoding small ribosomal subunit protein uS10y-like translates to MAYAAMKPRKPGLEEPQEQIHKIRITLSSKNVKNLEKVCADLVRGARDKKLRVKGPVRFPTKVLHITTRKSPCGEGTNTWDRFELRVQKRVIDLFSSPDVVKQITSITIEPGVEVEVTIADS, encoded by the exons ATGGCGTATGCAGCAATGAAGCCGAGGAAGCCGGGGCTCGAAGAGCCTCAGGAACAAATTCATAAAATCCGTATCACTCTTTCTTCGAAGAACGTTAAAAACCTCGAGAAAG TATGTGCTGATTTGGTACGTGGCGCTAGGGACAAAAAGCTAAGGGTCAAGGGACCCGTGAGATTTCCTACTAAGGTTCTTCACATCACCACTAGGAAGTCACCATGCGGTGAAG GTACTAATACATGGGATCGATTTGAGCTCCGAGTTCAGAAGCGCGTGATTGACCTTTTCAGCTCCCCAGATGTCGTTAAGCAGATTACTTCAATCACTATTGAGCCTGGTGTAGAGGTTGAAGTTACCATTGCTGATTCTTAG